From Solwaraspora sp. WMMD1047, the proteins below share one genomic window:
- a CDS encoding fumarate hydratase has protein sequence MSSVAPFTYAPLLPVGADTTEYRLVSDEGVDVVNGPGKRRFLTVDPGVLTALTAEAMHDIAHYLRPAHLAQLRAIIDDPAASPNDRFVALDLLRNANIAAGGVLPMCQDTGTAIIMGKRGRHVLTDGTDAEALAKGVYEAYTKLNLRYSQLAPISMWEERNTGSNLPAQIDLYAEDPDGHPDAYKFLFMAKGGGSANKSYLYQETKALLNPTRMMQFLEEKLRLIGTAACPPYHLAIVIGGTSAEYALKTAKYASAKYLDALPTAGSMAAHGFRDLALEAEVLELTRNFGIGAQFGGRYFCHDVRVVRLPRHGASCPVAIAVSCSADRQAIAKITPSGVWLEKLETDPARFLPEVTDAQLDHAAEVVRIDLNRPMDEIRAELSKYPVKTRLSLTGPLVVARDIAHAKIAERLDAGEPMPQYLRDHAVYYAGPAKTPEGYAAGSFGPTTAGRMDAYVAKFQAAGGSQVMLAKGNRSAQVTRSCHEHGGFYLGSIGGPAARLAQDCIKHVEVLEYPELGMEAVWKIDVVDFPAFIVVDDKGNDFFAEVTRPKSVFQIGARQ, from the coding sequence ACCCGGGCGTGCTCACCGCGCTGACCGCCGAGGCGATGCATGACATCGCTCACTATCTGCGCCCGGCGCACCTGGCCCAGCTACGCGCGATCATCGATGACCCGGCCGCCTCCCCGAACGACCGGTTCGTGGCGCTGGATCTGCTCCGCAACGCCAACATCGCGGCCGGCGGGGTGCTGCCGATGTGCCAGGACACCGGCACCGCGATCATCATGGGCAAGCGCGGCCGGCACGTGCTCACCGACGGCACCGACGCGGAGGCGCTGGCGAAGGGCGTGTACGAGGCGTACACGAAGTTGAATCTGCGGTATTCGCAGCTCGCTCCGATCTCCATGTGGGAGGAGCGCAACACCGGCAGCAACCTGCCCGCCCAGATCGACCTCTACGCCGAGGACCCGGACGGGCACCCGGACGCGTACAAGTTTCTCTTCATGGCCAAGGGTGGCGGGTCGGCGAACAAGTCGTACCTCTACCAGGAGACGAAGGCGCTGCTGAACCCGACCCGGATGATGCAGTTTCTGGAGGAGAAGCTGCGGCTGATCGGCACCGCCGCCTGCCCGCCGTACCACCTGGCCATCGTGATCGGCGGCACCAGCGCCGAGTACGCCCTGAAGACCGCGAAGTACGCCAGCGCCAAGTATCTGGACGCGCTGCCCACCGCCGGCTCGATGGCCGCGCACGGCTTCCGGGACCTGGCGCTGGAGGCCGAGGTGCTGGAGTTGACCCGCAACTTCGGCATCGGCGCCCAGTTCGGCGGCCGGTACTTCTGCCACGACGTGCGGGTGGTCCGGCTGCCCCGGCACGGCGCCTCCTGCCCGGTCGCGATCGCGGTCTCCTGCTCGGCGGACCGGCAGGCGATCGCCAAGATCACCCCGTCCGGGGTGTGGCTGGAGAAGCTGGAGACCGACCCGGCCCGGTTCCTGCCCGAGGTCACCGACGCCCAGCTCGACCACGCCGCCGAGGTGGTGCGGATCGACCTGAACCGGCCGATGGACGAGATCCGCGCCGAGCTGTCGAAGTACCCGGTGAAGACCCGGCTGTCGCTGACCGGCCCGCTGGTGGTGGCCCGCGACATCGCGCACGCCAAGATCGCCGAACGGCTGGACGCGGGCGAGCCGATGCCGCAGTATCTGCGCGACCACGCCGTCTACTACGCCGGGCCGGCGAAAACCCCCGAGGGGTACGCGGCCGGCTCGTTCGGCCCGACCACGGCCGGCCGGATGGACGCGTACGTGGCGAAGTTCCAGGCGGCCGGCGGCTCGCAGGTGATGCTGGCGAAGGGGAACCGGTCGGCGCAGGTGACCCGCTCCTGCCACGAGCACGGCGGCTTCTACCTCGGCTCGATCGGCGGCCCGGCGGCCCGGCTGGCTCAGGACTGCATCAAGCACGTCGAGGTGCTGGAGTACCCGGAGCTCGGCATGGAGGCGGTCTGGAAGATCGACGTGGTCGACTTCCCCGCCTTCATCGTCGTCGACGACAAGGGCAACGACTTCTTCGCCGAGGTCACTCGTCCTAAGAGTGTCTTTCAGATCGGCGCCCGACAGTGA
- a CDS encoding Fic family protein, whose protein sequence is MALGHYQFETLHPFNDGNGRLGRLVCVLQLAHQGELRVPVLNLSPWLESRRRQYQDHLLSVSATGNFEPWIRFFSEAVRAQAVRGVEKIDALHDWRDEALTQLLDADVRGVAVRIVEDLLGYPLITATAAAERHGVSYQAANTAIRRLVRLGILEERTGRKYGRVFAARRVLNIINAV, encoded by the coding sequence ATGGCTCTCGGCCACTACCAGTTCGAGACCCTGCATCCCTTCAATGACGGCAACGGCCGGCTCGGACGCCTTGTCTGTGTCCTGCAACTGGCCCACCAAGGCGAGTTGCGTGTGCCAGTGCTGAATCTCTCTCCCTGGCTCGAAAGCCGACGGCGTCAGTACCAGGACCATCTGCTGTCGGTCAGCGCCACCGGCAACTTCGAACCGTGGATCCGGTTCTTCTCCGAGGCCGTACGTGCACAGGCGGTTCGCGGGGTCGAGAAGATCGACGCACTACACGACTGGCGAGATGAGGCGCTGACCCAGCTGCTCGATGCTGACGTCCGTGGGGTGGCTGTGCGGATCGTCGAGGACCTGCTCGGGTACCCGCTGATTACGGCGACGGCCGCCGCCGAAAGACATGGGGTCTCTTACCAGGCGGCGAACACGGCGATCAGGCGCCTCGTCCGGTTGGGCATCCTAGAGGAACGCACAGGCCGGAAGTACGGGCGCGTTTTCGCAGCGCGTAGGGTCTTGAACATCATCAACGCCGTTTGA
- a CDS encoding YciI family protein, whose product MAKYLLLKHYRGAPAAVNDVPMDKWTPEEVSAHITYMNDFAAKLEGTGEFVDAQALSPEGTFVRYDGEGRPPVVDGPFAETKDLIAGWMAIDVDSYERAVELAGELSAAPGAGGKPIHEWLELRPFLTEPPTITE is encoded by the coding sequence ATGGCGAAGTACCTGCTGCTCAAGCACTACCGCGGCGCTCCGGCGGCGGTCAACGACGTGCCGATGGACAAGTGGACGCCGGAGGAGGTCTCGGCGCACATCACGTACATGAACGACTTCGCGGCCAAGTTGGAGGGGACCGGGGAGTTCGTCGACGCGCAGGCGCTCTCCCCCGAGGGGACCTTCGTCCGGTACGACGGCGAGGGGCGCCCGCCGGTCGTCGACGGTCCGTTCGCCGAGACCAAGGACCTGATCGCCGGCTGGATGGCGATCGACGTCGACAGCTACGAGCGGGCCGTCGAGCTGGCCGGGGAGCTGTCGGCCGCTCCGGGGGCCGGCGGGAAGCCGATCCACGAGTGGCTGGAGCTGCGCCCGTTCCTGACCGAGCCGCCGACGATCACGGAATGA
- a CDS encoding DUF6596 domain-containing protein — protein sequence MDEVLLRSLTPGVLGILVRRGADFAAAEDAVQDALVEAVRAWPADPPRDPKGWLVTVAWRRFLDATRAEAARRRREDLVDQEPAPGAVPEVDDTLRLYFLCAHPSLTPSSAVALTLRAVGGLTTRQIAQAYLVPEATMAQRISRAKRTVSGVRFDQPGDVATVLRVLYLIFNEGYSGDVDLAAEAIRLTRQLATAIDHPEVAGLLALMLLHHARRASRTGPDGSLVPLAEQDRGRWDAGLIAEGVEILQAALARDRLGEFQAQAAIAALHADAPVAAETDWVQIVEWYDELARLTDSPVVRLNRAVAVGEADGPRAGLAALAVLDDTLPRHTAVAAYLHERDGDLATAARLYAEAARKASNLAERDHLTRQAARLNTHRRG from the coding sequence GTGGATGAGGTACTGCTGCGCAGCCTCACCCCGGGTGTGCTCGGCATCCTCGTCCGCCGCGGAGCTGACTTCGCGGCGGCCGAGGATGCCGTGCAGGACGCGCTGGTCGAGGCGGTCCGCGCCTGGCCGGCCGACCCGCCCCGGGATCCCAAGGGCTGGCTGGTCACCGTGGCGTGGCGCCGGTTCCTGGACGCGACCCGGGCGGAGGCCGCCCGGCGCCGCCGGGAGGACCTGGTCGACCAGGAGCCGGCGCCCGGGGCCGTCCCGGAGGTGGACGACACGCTGCGGCTCTACTTCCTGTGCGCGCACCCGTCGCTGACGCCGTCGTCGGCGGTCGCGCTCACGCTGCGCGCGGTCGGCGGGCTGACCACCCGCCAGATCGCCCAGGCGTACCTGGTGCCCGAGGCGACCATGGCGCAGCGGATCAGCCGGGCCAAACGCACGGTCTCCGGCGTCCGGTTCGACCAGCCCGGCGACGTCGCGACGGTGCTGCGGGTGCTCTACCTGATCTTCAACGAGGGGTACTCCGGTGATGTCGACCTGGCGGCCGAGGCGATCCGGCTCACCCGGCAACTCGCGACCGCCATCGATCACCCGGAGGTGGCGGGGCTGCTCGCCCTGATGCTGCTGCACCACGCCCGGCGGGCTTCCCGCACCGGACCCGACGGCAGCCTGGTGCCGCTCGCCGAGCAGGACCGGGGCCGGTGGGACGCCGGGCTGATCGCCGAGGGCGTCGAGATCCTGCAGGCGGCGCTGGCCCGCGACCGGCTCGGCGAGTTCCAGGCCCAGGCGGCCATCGCGGCGCTCCATGCCGACGCGCCGGTCGCGGCCGAGACCGACTGGGTCCAGATCGTCGAGTGGTACGACGAACTCGCCCGCCTGACCGACAGTCCCGTGGTCCGGCTGAACCGGGCCGTCGCCGTTGGCGAGGCCGACGGACCGCGCGCCGGCCTGGCCGCGCTCGCCGTACTCGATGACACCCTGCCCCGGCACACGGCGGTGGCCGCCTACCTGCACGAACGGGACGGCGATCTCGCCACGGCGGCCCGGCTCTACGCGGAGGCCGCCCGGAAGGCGTCCAACCTCGCCGAGCGCGACCACCTCACCCGCCAGGCCGCCCGCCTCAACACCCACCGCCGTGGCTGA
- a CDS encoding glycoside hydrolase family 6 protein yields MKRPRPLLALAATLAVAVPTILFGSSAAHADPISQTSGFYVNPQSSPARWAAANPGDGRANAIRTQIAQKPMASWFGNWSGDITSAVRNYVSAADAADKLPLLVAYNLPGRDACGGHSGGGAGSVAAYDAWTSAFAGAIGNRPAVVVLEPDALGDFNCMSQARINERVGMLSRAINQFRSRAANTWVYLDAGNPGWVDAWTMSQRLNMAGVGNARGFALNVSNYVTTGENTNYGNTVSNNLRNSFGYSKPFVIDTSRNGNGSNGQWCNPGGRRIGTPTQLGGGAEMLLWLKTPGESDGNCGVGGGSSAGQFLPEVAYKMIFGY; encoded by the coding sequence ATGAAACGACCCCGCCCGCTACTCGCGCTCGCCGCCACGCTGGCAGTGGCGGTCCCGACCATCCTGTTCGGCTCGTCCGCCGCGCACGCCGACCCGATCAGCCAGACCAGCGGCTTCTACGTCAATCCGCAGTCCAGCCCCGCGCGATGGGCCGCCGCCAACCCCGGCGACGGCCGGGCCAACGCGATCAGAACCCAGATCGCCCAGAAGCCGATGGCCTCCTGGTTCGGCAACTGGAGTGGCGACATCACCAGCGCGGTACGCAACTACGTCTCAGCGGCCGACGCCGCCGACAAGCTTCCCCTCCTGGTGGCCTACAACCTGCCCGGCCGGGACGCCTGCGGCGGACACTCCGGTGGGGGCGCCGGGAGCGTCGCCGCCTACGACGCCTGGACTTCGGCCTTCGCCGGCGCCATCGGCAACCGGCCCGCGGTGGTGGTCCTCGAACCAGACGCACTCGGCGACTTCAACTGCATGAGCCAGGCGCGGATCAACGAGCGCGTCGGCATGCTCTCCCGCGCCATCAACCAGTTCCGCTCCAGGGCAGCCAACACCTGGGTGTACCTCGACGCCGGCAACCCCGGCTGGGTCGACGCGTGGACGATGTCACAGCGCCTCAACATGGCCGGCGTCGGCAACGCCCGCGGCTTCGCGCTCAACGTGTCCAACTACGTGACCACCGGCGAGAACACCAACTACGGCAACACCGTCTCGAACAACCTGCGTAACAGCTTCGGGTACAGCAAGCCCTTCGTCATCGACACCAGCCGCAACGGCAACGGTTCAAACGGTCAGTGGTGCAATCCGGGCGGCCGTCGAATCGGCACCCCGACCCAGCTCGGCGGCGGCGCCGAGATGCTGCTGTGGCTCAAGACGCCGGGCGAGTCCGACGGCAACTGCGGCGTCGGAGGCGGCTCCTCCGCCGGACAGTTCCTGCCCGAGGTGGCATACAAGATGATCTTCGGCTATTGA
- a CDS encoding LacI family DNA-binding transcriptional regulator, with translation MATDTTRRQPTLDEVAARAGVSRSAASRALNKAPHVSRATRDAVEKAIKELGYLPNRTARALATRRTGFVALAISHDDPELFADPFFGQAIVGVSAALEETELHLLLCLASSGRGRSRLTNLLDTRGVDGIMLMALRGDDPLTHIVRRAGLPAVYGGRPLHFKPQWYVDSDNLGGARLATEHLIGSGRTRIVSITGELRTEAGAARLRGYREAMIMAGLTPYGVAEGDFTEASGVAAMKTLLVAHPDLDAVFAASDNMAAGALRVLSEAGRSVPADVAVVGFDDLGIAERTNPPLTTIHQSVRSLGRETARVLIELIAGREAAPLILPTRLVLRDSA, from the coding sequence ATGGCAACAGACACCACTCGGCGTCAGCCCACCCTCGATGAGGTGGCCGCGCGCGCCGGTGTGTCCCGCTCGGCCGCGTCCCGGGCTCTCAACAAGGCGCCACACGTGAGCCGGGCGACGCGCGACGCCGTCGAGAAGGCCATCAAGGAACTCGGGTACCTGCCCAACCGCACCGCTCGTGCCCTGGCCACCCGGCGGACCGGATTCGTCGCGCTCGCCATCTCCCACGACGACCCCGAGTTGTTCGCGGACCCGTTCTTCGGTCAGGCCATCGTCGGTGTCTCCGCGGCGCTGGAGGAGACCGAGCTGCACCTGTTGCTGTGTCTGGCCAGCTCCGGGCGGGGCCGGTCCCGGCTGACGAACCTGCTGGACACCCGGGGCGTCGACGGCATCATGCTGATGGCGCTGCGGGGGGACGACCCGCTCACCCACATCGTGCGCCGCGCCGGCCTCCCGGCCGTCTACGGCGGCCGGCCGCTGCACTTCAAACCGCAGTGGTACGTCGACTCCGACAACCTCGGTGGGGCACGGCTCGCCACCGAGCATCTCATCGGCAGCGGTCGGACCCGGATCGTCAGCATCACCGGCGAGCTTCGCACCGAAGCCGGTGCGGCCCGCCTGCGCGGCTACCGCGAGGCAATGATCATGGCGGGGCTGACGCCGTACGGCGTGGCGGAAGGCGACTTCACCGAGGCCAGCGGCGTCGCGGCGATGAAGACCCTGCTCGTCGCCCACCCTGATCTCGATGCCGTCTTCGCCGCCAGCGACAACATGGCGGCCGGGGCGCTGCGGGTGTTGAGCGAGGCCGGTCGGTCCGTACCGGCGGACGTGGCGGTGGTGGGCTTCGACGACCTGGGCATAGCCGAACGAACCAATCCGCCGCTGACCACTATCCACCAGTCCGTCCGGTCCCTGGGTAGGGAGACGGCCCGGGTGCTCATCGAACTGATCGCGGGGCGGGAAGCCGCACCCCTGATCCTGCCCACGAGACTGGTGCTGCGCGACTCCGCCTGA
- a CDS encoding metalloregulator ArsR/SmtB family transcription factor — protein sequence MARAATTSDAFNAIAEPQRRDILALLRAGEWPVTDLARELGMSQPRASKHLRVLREVGLVRVREAGKQRLYGLDARGLRPVHEWVGGFEQFWNESFDRLDSYVQDLKQTRQEG from the coding sequence ATGGCACGAGCAGCGACGACGTCGGACGCGTTCAACGCGATCGCCGAGCCGCAGCGCCGGGACATCCTGGCGCTGCTGCGGGCGGGTGAGTGGCCGGTGACCGACCTGGCCCGGGAGCTGGGGATGAGCCAGCCGCGGGCGTCCAAGCACCTGCGGGTGCTCCGGGAGGTGGGGCTGGTGCGGGTCCGCGAGGCGGGTAAGCAGCGCCTCTACGGCCTGGACGCCCGCGGGCTGCGGCCGGTCCACGAGTGGGTCGGCGGGTTCGAGCAGTTCTGGAACGAGAGCTTCGACCGGTTGGACAGCTACGTGCAGGACCTCAAGCAGACCCGACAGGAGGGGTGA
- a CDS encoding SRPBCC family protein, whose amino-acid sequence MAGAEQVESATADREIVISRVIDAPRELVFEAFTEVRHLSRWWGPAGFTTTTRSFEFRERGVWDFVMHGPDGTDFQEWITWTEIVPPERIALLHGESSDDPNAFESTLVFASHGTATRIEMRTVFPTRQLRDQAVEKYHAIEGGEQTLANLAAYVAEITQDQGREAS is encoded by the coding sequence ATGGCAGGGGCAGAGCAGGTGGAGTCGGCGACGGCCGACCGGGAGATCGTCATCTCCCGGGTCATCGACGCCCCTCGGGAGCTGGTCTTCGAGGCGTTCACCGAGGTCCGGCACCTGTCGCGGTGGTGGGGGCCGGCGGGGTTCACCACCACCACGCGGTCCTTCGAGTTCCGCGAGCGCGGCGTCTGGGACTTCGTGATGCACGGGCCGGACGGGACCGACTTCCAGGAGTGGATCACCTGGACCGAGATCGTCCCACCGGAGCGGATCGCGCTGCTGCACGGCGAGTCCAGCGACGACCCGAACGCCTTCGAGTCGACCCTGGTCTTCGCGTCGCACGGCACCGCGACCCGGATCGAGATGCGCACGGTCTTCCCCACCAGGCAACTGCGCGACCAGGCCGTGGAGAAGTACCACGCGATCGAGGGCGGCGAGCAGACCCTCGCCAACCTGGCGGCCTACGTCGCCGAGATCACCCAGGACCAGGGCCGGGAGGCCAGCTGA
- a CDS encoding dihydrofolate reductase family protein: MAGKVFFSVSMSLDGFSAPVSMDGLLATPERRKQDPRLDRWLAQWMELQAWIFPLRFFRENLHLGEGGEEGRANDIARETFERTGASVMGRRMFDLGERAWPENPPFHTPVFVLTHQQREPWERKGGTTFHFVNDGIHSALDQAREAAGDRDVRIAGGSETILQYLNAGLVDEFSIALSPVLLGAGTHLFDGVDASRVALEQIHSEPSPRATHLTYAVHPR; encoded by the coding sequence ATGGCCGGCAAGGTGTTCTTCAGCGTGTCGATGTCGCTGGACGGCTTCAGCGCCCCGGTGTCGATGGACGGTCTCCTCGCCACGCCCGAGCGGCGGAAGCAGGACCCGAGGCTGGACCGCTGGCTGGCCCAGTGGATGGAGCTGCAGGCGTGGATCTTCCCGCTGCGGTTCTTCCGGGAGAACCTCCACTTGGGCGAAGGCGGCGAGGAAGGGCGCGCGAACGACATCGCCCGGGAAACCTTCGAGCGCACCGGCGCGAGCGTCATGGGCAGGCGCATGTTCGACCTGGGCGAGCGGGCCTGGCCGGAGAACCCGCCCTTCCACACTCCCGTCTTCGTCCTCACCCACCAGCAACGTGAGCCCTGGGAACGAAAGGGCGGGACCACCTTCCACTTCGTCAACGACGGCATCCACAGCGCGCTGGACCAGGCCCGCGAGGCCGCCGGCGACCGGGACGTCCGGATCGCGGGCGGCAGCGAGACGATCCTGCAATACCTCAACGCCGGCCTGGTCGACGAGTTCTCGATCGCGCTCTCACCCGTGCTGCTCGGCGCCGGCACCCACCTCTTCGACGGCGTGGACGCGTCCCGGGTGGCACTGGAACAGATCCACTCCGAGCCGTCCCCGCGCGCCACGCACCTGACCTACGCCGTACACCCGCGGTAG
- a CDS encoding ATP-binding cassette domain-containing protein, with translation MLPVMSETQGQGPAIHVRGLEKSYKELRVLRGVDLEVARGSIFALLGSNGAGKTTAVKILCTLLKADAGTARVNGFDVATQAAQVRESISLTGQFAAVDEILTGRENLVLVAKLRHLAEPGKIADDLLKRFSLTEAGGRRAATYSGGMRRRLDIAMSLIGNPPVIFLDEPTTGLDPEARVEVWQAVKELAKGGTTVLLTTQYLNEAEQLADRIAILHQGRIIVDGTLAELKKLLPPAKVEYVEKQPSLEDIFFAVVGDTGQENN, from the coding sequence ATGCTTCCGGTCATGAGCGAAACACAGGGCCAGGGGCCCGCGATCCACGTGCGGGGCCTGGAGAAGTCGTACAAGGAGCTGCGCGTGCTGCGCGGCGTGGATCTTGAGGTGGCGCGGGGCAGCATCTTCGCGCTGCTCGGCTCGAACGGGGCCGGCAAGACCACGGCCGTCAAGATTCTCTGCACGCTGCTCAAGGCCGATGCCGGGACCGCCCGGGTCAACGGCTTCGACGTCGCGACCCAGGCCGCCCAGGTACGCGAATCCATCAGCCTGACCGGGCAGTTCGCGGCCGTTGACGAGATCCTCACCGGACGGGAGAACCTCGTCCTGGTCGCCAAGCTGCGGCACCTCGCCGAGCCGGGGAAGATAGCGGACGACCTGCTGAAGCGCTTCTCGCTGACCGAGGCGGGCGGCCGGCGGGCGGCGACCTACTCCGGCGGCATGCGGCGGCGCCTCGACATCGCGATGAGCCTGATCGGGAACCCGCCGGTGATCTTCCTCGACGAGCCGACCACCGGGCTCGACCCGGAGGCCCGCGTCGAGGTGTGGCAGGCCGTCAAGGAACTCGCCAAGGGCGGCACCACCGTGCTGCTCACCACCCAGTACCTGAACGAGGCCGAACAGCTCGCCGACCGGATCGCGATCCTGCACCAGGGCCGGATCATCGTCGACGGCACCCTCGCCGAGCTCAAGAAACTGCTGCCACCGGCCAAGGTCGAGTACGTCGAGAAGCAGCCCTCCCTCGAAGACATCTTCTTCGCCGTCGTCGGCGACACCGGTCAGGAGAACAACTGA
- a CDS encoding ABC transporter permease: MATHFLADTAVLTGRTMRHITRSVDTIITTAVTPIAIMLLFVYVFGGAIDTGSVPSVNYMLPGILLITIASGISYTAFRLFMDMQGGIFERFQSMPIARSSVLWAHVLTSLVANVIALVIVVGVALLMGFRSGAGVLAWLAVGGILILLTLALTWIAVIPGLTAKTMEGASAFSYPLIFLPFVSSAFAPTDTMPGPVRAFAENQPVTSIVNAVRSLFTGQPVGSDIWIALAWCVGILVVAYLFANLTYRRRIS; this comes from the coding sequence ATGGCCACGCACTTCCTCGCAGACACCGCCGTCCTCACGGGACGCACCATGCGCCACATCACCCGCAGCGTGGACACCATCATCACGACCGCGGTCACCCCGATCGCCATCATGCTGCTCTTCGTCTACGTCTTCGGCGGCGCGATCGACACCGGGTCGGTCCCGTCCGTGAACTACATGCTCCCCGGCATCCTGCTCATCACGATCGCGTCGGGCATCTCGTACACCGCGTTCCGCCTCTTCATGGACATGCAGGGCGGGATCTTCGAGCGCTTCCAGTCCATGCCGATCGCCCGATCGAGCGTGCTCTGGGCCCACGTGCTGACCTCGCTGGTCGCCAACGTGATCGCCCTCGTGATCGTCGTCGGCGTCGCCCTGCTGATGGGCTTCCGCTCCGGCGCGGGCGTGCTCGCCTGGCTCGCCGTCGGCGGCATCCTGATCCTGCTCACCCTGGCGCTGACCTGGATCGCGGTGATTCCCGGACTCACCGCGAAGACCATGGAAGGCGCGAGCGCCTTCTCGTACCCGCTGATCTTTCTGCCCTTCGTCAGCTCGGCCTTCGCGCCGACCGACACCATGCCCGGTCCGGTGCGGGCCTTCGCCGAGAACCAGCCGGTGACCTCGATCGTCAACGCGGTCCGGAGCCTGTTCACCGGGCAGCCGGTGGGTTCCGACATCTGGATCGCGCTGGCCTGGTGCGTCGGCATCCTCGTCGTCGCCTACCTGTTCGCGAATCTGACCTACCGGCGCCGGATCTCCTGA